The following coding sequences are from one Panthera leo isolate Ple1 chromosome E1, P.leo_Ple1_pat1.1, whole genome shotgun sequence window:
- the LOC122206833 gene encoding C-C motif chemokine 3-like, producing the protein MEVPKAALAVLLLTATLCSQTCSSFFGADTPTSCCFVYISRQIPRKFVVDYYETSSQCSKPGVIFQTKRGREICADPREAWVQEYITNLELNA; encoded by the exons ATGGAGGTCCCCAAGGCTGCCCTGGCTGTCCTGCTTCTCACCGCGACACTCTGTTCCCAGACCTGCTCTTCCTTTT ttgGTGCCgacacccccacctcctgctgctTCGTCTATATCTCCCGGCAGATTCCACGCAAATTTGTGGTCGACTATTATGAGACCAGCAGCCAATGCTCCAAGCCCGGTGTCAT CTTCCAAACCAAAAGAGGCCGGGAGATCTGTGCTGACCCCAGGGAGGCCTGGGTCCAGGAATACATCACCAACCTGGAGCTGAATGCCTGA
- the LOC122206834 gene encoding C-C motif chemokine 3: MKVPGAALAILLCTMALCSQVFSAPFGADTPTACCFSYVSKQIPRKFIADYFETSSQCSKPGVIFQTRRGRQVCADPSEAWVQEYVTDLELSA, from the exons ATGAAGGTCCCTGGGGCTGCCCTCGCCATCCTCCTCTGCACCATGGCCCTCTGCAGTCAGGTCTTCTCTGCACCAT TTGGTGCTGACACCCCAACTGCCTGCTGCTTCTCCTATGTCTCCAAGCAGATTCCACGCAAGTTCATAGCCGACTACTTTGAGACCAGCAGCCAATGCTCCAAGCCAGGGGTTAT CTTTCAAACCAGAAGAGGCCGGCAGGTCTGTGCTGACCCCAGTGAAGCCTGGGTCCAGGAATATGTGACTGACTTGGAGCTGAGTGCCTGA